In a genomic window of Brassica rapa cultivar Chiifu-401-42 chromosome A10, CAAS_Brap_v3.01, whole genome shotgun sequence:
- the LOC103843917 gene encoding probable RNA 3'-terminal phosphate cyclase-like protein, with protein sequence MGKTTYKRLKGSQSFRQRLLLSTLSSTPIIIDEIRADDMIPGLLRHEMSLLRLFETVSDDCVVEVNETGTRLKYKPGIIMGGKNLVHNCALTRSMGYYLEPLLLLGLFGKKPLSIRLRGVTDDPKDPSVDTFRNASLHILKRFGVPSEGLDLKIEARGVAPEGGGEVVLTVPNVQTLTAVQWVEEGMVKRIRGWTFSARVSSDFEHSMRFAARGIFNNLLPDVHIFNDHKSGPQAGKSPGYGITLVAETIEGCYISADTTVSCGRTDETGEVDEEKQERKPAEDTGVEIASWLLQEIEKGGVVDSTHQGLLFILCALCQQDVSKVRVGPLSPYGVETLRNLKEFLGVTFSFRPDPSTSTVVLTCVGSGLVNLSRKLS encoded by the exons ATGGGGAAGACGACGTACAAGCGGTTGAAGGGGAGCCAGAGCTTCAGGCAGAGGCTACTTCTCTCGACCCTTTCTTCAACGCCTATCATCATCGATGAGATTCGAGCTGACGACATGATTCCCGGCCTCCTCCGTCACGAGATGTCTCTCCTCCGCCTCTTCGAGACTGTCTCCGATGACTGCGTCGTTGAGGTTAATGAGACCG GGACTCGGTTGAAGTACAAGCCTGGAATAATAATGGGAGGGAAGAACTTGGTTCACAATTGTGCCCTGACTAGATCCATGGGCTATTATCTGGAGCCTTTACTTTTGTTAGGATTATTTGGAAAGAAGCCACTTTCGATTAGGCTTAGAGGTGTTACAGATGATCCAAAGGACCCTAGCGTTGACACATTCCGTAACGCTTCTTTACACATCTTAAAGCGTTTTGGAGTCCCTTCTGAAGGTTTAGACCTTAAAATCGAAGCCCGTGGAGTTGCTCCAGAGGGAGGTGGAGAAGTTGTTCTAACTGTTCCAAATGTTCAGACTCTAACC GCGGTCCAGTGGGTAGAAGAAGGAATGGTGAAGAGGATACGTGGTTGGACTTTCTCTGCAAGAGTTTCTAGTGACTTTGAACATTCCATGAGATTCGCGGCTCGTGGTATCTTCAACAACCTCTTGCCTGATGTTCACATCTTCAACGATCACAAATCTGGGCCTCAAGCTGGAAA ATCACCTGGATACGGAATAACATTGGTAGCAGAAACCATAGAAGGGTGTTACATCTCTGCAGATACAACAGTGTCTTGTGGAAGAACAGATGAGACGGGAGAGGTCGATGAAGAGAAGCAAGAGAGAAAACCAGCAGAAGACACTGGAGTTGAAATAGCTTCATGGCTTCTTCAGGAGATTGAGAAAGGTGGAGTTGTTGATTCAACACACCAG GGATTGTTGTTTATACTATGTGCTTTATGCCAACAAGACGTGTCAAAGGTTCGAGTGGGACCGTTATCTCCTTATGGAGTTGAGACGTTGAGGAACTTAAAGGAGTTTTTGGGAGTTACTTTTAGCTTCAGACCTGATCCTTCGACATCAACTGTGGTACTCACTTGCGTTGGAAGTGGTTTGGTTAACCTCTCTAGAAAGCTGTCTTGA